The window AATATTTGTCAAGAAGAAAGCAGGGAAATTTACAGGGTGGGTAGGATATACTTTATCCTGGACTAAAAGAAAATTCCCTGAAATCAACCACGGGAATACATACCCCGCAAAATATGACAGAAGACATGATGTTTCAATAGTTGTTTCCATTCAACTTGGAAAACGCTGGTCCATTTCTGCCATTTGGGTATATGCAACTGGGAATGCAATGACACTACCGCTGTCAAGGTATTTCCTTTCCGGAAATATTATTAATGAATATAGTGAACGTAATTCTTTCCGTATGCCGGATTATCACCGTCTTGACATCTCTGCTACTCTCCAAGGCAAAGACAAACCTGGAAAAAGATTTCACTGGTACCTGAACTTTGGTGTTTACAATCTTTACAGTCGTATGAACCCCTATTATATTTATTTTGAAACGACAGGAGATATCACAACATTTAATTTGCAGACAGTTGCCAAGCAAGTTTCGCTTTTCCCCATTATACCATCTTTCACATGGAACTTCAAATTTTAAAGATGTCAAGAAAAATGAAAACAATAAAATACATTTTCTTCAGCATGTCATTGCTTCTGCTTCTCACTTCATGTGAGAAAGAAATAACTCTTGACCTGCCCGTTGTGGAGCCAAAAATTGTCATTGAAGGTTATATTGAAAATGGAATGGCTCCTAGCGTAATAATTACCAAATCTGCACCCTACTTCGACCCTATTGACATAAACACACTTTTGAATTCGTACGTGAGCAATGCAATCGTTACAGTGAGCGATGGAAATAAAACAGAGCAACTTTCCCTTGATACTGTATCCACTTACCCTTTTTACATGTATGTTAGAAAAAGTGTTTACCGTACAAAACATATCATTGGAGAAGTAGGCAAGCGATATGACTTAAGGGTAGAGGTTGATGGAAATGTTTACACTTCCAGTACTACTATATCGCCTTTGGTTGCTTTTGATTCATTATGGTATATTCTTGGACCGGAAAATGACACCATTGGCGACCTTTTTGCTCTAGGTACTGACAAGGGTAATGAATATAATTATTACAGGGTTTTTACAAAAATAATTGGCAAGGATTTTACCTTTGTGCCAATTTTCGGCTCGGTATGGGATGATAAATTTTTTAACGGGGAAACATTTACAGTTCAGTTGTACCATGGCTTTGCAAGTAATATTATGAACCCTGATGAGGATTGGACCATGGGATATAAAAAAGGCGATACCGTTATAGTTAAATTAAGTACTATGGACTACGATAGTTATAAATTTTGGTCTGCCGCCGAATCGGAAATATTATATGGTGCAAACCCTTTCACGAATACCACTTCTGTCCCCACAAATATTCAGGGTGGCGCCATTGGTTGCTGGACTGGAATGGGTTCTTCCTATGCAACAATAATCTGTAATTAAACATTATAACTATGACAACAGAAACCGAAAAAGCTAAAGTGCTCATTATTGGCTCAGGCCCTGCTGGTTATACCGCAGCAATTTATACAGCCCGCGCCGATTTAAAACCTGTTTTATATCAGGGTCTGCAACCCGGCGGTCAGCTTACCATTACTACGGAAGTTGAAAATTTCCCCGGCTATCCCGATGGAGTGGATGGCACTCAAATGATGGATGATTTGCGTAAACAGGCTGAACGTTTTGGTGCTGATATCCGCTGGGGTGTTGTCAGTAGTGTTGACTTCTCTCAAAAACCTTTTCATATTATGGTTGATGAAACAAAGACTATCCTGGCCGATGCTGTCATTATAGCTACAGGCGCCTGCGCCCGCTGGCTTGGTATTGATTCGGAACAACGAATGAGAGGCTTCGGGGTGTCGGCATGCGCCACCTGCGATGGATTTTTCTACAGAGGGAAAGATGTGGCAATTGTCGGTGGTGGTGACTCAGCAGCAGAAGAAGCCACTTATCTGGCAAAACTTTGCAAAAAAGTTTATCTTATCCATCGCCGCTACGAAATGAGAGCCTCTAAAGCTATGCAACACAAAGTAATGAATACTCCAAATATCGAAAAATGTTTTGGCTATGTTCCTGTTGAAATCACCGGAGAGAAAAATGTTGATGGTGTAATAATTAAAAATGTGGAAACAAACGAGACAAAAAAACTGGAGGTGCAGGGATTCTTTGTCGCAATAGGCCATACTCCCAATTCGGAAATATTTAAAGGCCAACTCGACATGGACGAAGCAGGATATATTAAAACCATTCCCGGGACAACACAAACCAGCATCCCCGGTGTGTTTGCAGCCGGAGATGTACAGGACCATGTTTACAGGCAAGCTACTACAGCAGCAGGAACAGGATGCATGGCAGCTATTGAAGCAGAAAGGTATTTGTCCT is drawn from Bacteroidales bacterium and contains these coding sequences:
- the trxB gene encoding thioredoxin-disulfide reductase, translating into MTTETEKAKVLIIGSGPAGYTAAIYTARADLKPVLYQGLQPGGQLTITTEVENFPGYPDGVDGTQMMDDLRKQAERFGADIRWGVVSSVDFSQKPFHIMVDETKTILADAVIIATGACARWLGIDSEQRMRGFGVSACATCDGFFYRGKDVAIVGGGDSAAEEATYLAKLCKKVYLIHRRYEMRASKAMQHKVMNTPNIEKCFGYVPVEITGEKNVDGVIIKNVETNETKKLEVQGFFVAIGHTPNSEIFKGQLDMDEAGYIKTIPGTTQTSIPGVFAAGDVQDHVYRQATTAAGTGCMAAIEAERYLSSN
- a CDS encoding DUF4249 domain-containing protein; protein product: MKTIKYIFFSMSLLLLLTSCEKEITLDLPVVEPKIVIEGYIENGMAPSVIITKSAPYFDPIDINTLLNSYVSNAIVTVSDGNKTEQLSLDTVSTYPFYMYVRKSVYRTKHIIGEVGKRYDLRVEVDGNVYTSSTTISPLVAFDSLWYILGPENDTIGDLFALGTDKGNEYNYYRVFTKIIGKDFTFVPIFGSVWDDKFFNGETFTVQLYHGFASNIMNPDEDWTMGYKKGDTVIVKLSTMDYDSYKFWSAAESEILYGANPFTNTTSVPTNIQGGAIGCWTGMGSSYATIICN